The Bos indicus x Bos taurus breed Angus x Brahman F1 hybrid chromosome 10, Bos_hybrid_MaternalHap_v2.0, whole genome shotgun sequence genome has a segment encoding these proteins:
- the LOC113899423 gene encoding olfactory receptor 11G2-like, translated as MKISNTPNTSSTITGFILLGFPCPREGQILLFVLFSALYLLTLMGNGSIICAVRWDQRLHTPMYILLANFSFLEIWYVTSTVPNMLANFLSDDKLISFSGCLLQFYFFFSSGSTESFFLAIMAFDRYLAICRPLHYPTIMTGRLCTNFVISCWVLGFLWFLIPVIIISQMSVCGSGIIDHFLCDPGPLLALTCKKAPVMELVFSTLCPIPLIILFLFIMGSYALVIKAVLKVPSAAGRRKAFSTCGSHLTVVSLFYGSVVVMYGSPASEHGARMQMTVTLFYSVVTPLLNPIIYSLRNKDMKKALKKFLRL; from the coding sequence ATGAAAATCTCCAACACCCCCAACACCTCCAGCACCATCACTGGCTTCatcctcctgggcttcccttgccCCAGGGAGGGGCAGATTCTCCTCTTTGTGCTCTTCTCTGCTCTCTACCTCCTGACCCTCATGGGCAACGGTTCTATCATCTGTGCTGTGCGCTGGGATCAGagactccacacccccatgtacatCCTGCTCGCCAACTTCTCCTTCCTGGAGATCTGGTATGTCACCTCCACTGTCCCCAACATGTTGGCCAACTTCCTCTCTGACGACAAGCTCATCTCCTTCTCTGGGTGCCTTCTCCAGTTCTACTTTTTCTTCTCCTCGGGTTCTACAGAAAGCTTTTTCTTGGCTATTATGGCATTTGATCGATACCTTGCCATCTGCCGACCTCTACACTACCCCACCATCATGACTGGACGTCTCTGCACCAATTTTGTGATCAGCTGCTGGGTACTTGGTTTTCTCTGGTTTTTGATTCCCGTCATCATCATCTCCCAAATGTCTGTCTGTGGATCTGGGATCATTGACCATTTCCTGTGTGACCCAGGTCCTCTTCTAGCACTCACCTGCAAAAAAGCTCCTGTGATGGAGCTTGTCTTCTCCACTCTATGTCCTATTCCCCtcatcattctttttctcttcatcatGGGGTCCTATGCTTTGGTCATAAAAGCTGTATTGAAAGTTCCTTCAGCAGCTGGACGAAGGAAGGCTTTCTCCACCTGCGGGTCTCATCTGACTGTGGTTTCACTGTTCTATGGTTCagtagtggtcatgtatgggagCCCAGCATCTGAGCATGGTGCTAGAATGCAGATGACTGTGACTCTGTTTTATTCTGTTGTTACCCCACTTCTTAATCCAATAATCTATAGTCTTAGGAACAAAGATATGAAAAAGGCCCTGAAGAAATTTCTGAGACTATAA
- the LOC113899424 gene encoding olfactory receptor 11G2-like: MKISNTFNNSSTITGFILLGFPCPREGQILLFVLFSALYLLTLMGNGSIICAVCWDQRLHTPMYILLANFSFLEIWYVTSTVPNMLANFLSDNKLISFSGCFLQFYFFFSLGSTECFFLAIMAFDRYLAICWPLHYPTLMTGRLCTNLVISCWVLGFLWFPVPIIIISQMSFCGSRIIDHFLCDPGPLLALTCARTSVMEFFWAIISSLLLFIPFLCIMGSYALVLRAVLKVPSAAGQRKAFSTCGSHLAVVSLFYGSVMVMYLSPTSEHDAGIQKLVTLFYSVGTPLINPVIYSLRNKDIKYALHKFLEIQK, from the coding sequence ATGAAAATCTCCAACACCTTCAACAATTCCAGCACCATCACTGGCTTCatcctcctgggcttcccttgccCCAGGGAGGGGCAGATTCTCCTCTTTGTGCTCTTCTCTGCTCTCTACCTCCTGACCCTCATGGGCAACGGTTCTAtcatctgtgctgtgtgctgggatcagagactccacactcccatgtACATCCTGCTCGCAAACTTCTCCTTCCTGGAGATCTGGTATGTCACCTCCACTGTCCCCAACATGTTGGCCAACTTCCTCTCTGACAACAAGCTCATCTCCTTCTCTGGGTGCTTTCTCCAGTTCTACTTTTTCTTCTCCCTGGGTTCTACAGAATGCTTTTTCTTGGCTATTATGGCATTTGATCGATACCTTGCCATCTGCTGGCCTCTACACTACCCCACTCTCATGACTGGACGTCTCTGCACCAATCTTGTGATCAGCTGTTGGGTACTTGGTTTCCTCTGGTTCCCAGTCCCAATCATCATCATTTCCCAAATGTCCTTCTGTGGATCCAGGATTATTGACCATTTCCTGTGTGACCCAGGTCCTCTTCTAGCACTCACCTGTGCTAGAACCTCAGTAATGGAATTTTTTTGGGCAATCATAAGTTCTCTCCtcttatttattccttttctctgcatcatGGGGTCCTATGCTCTGGTCTTGAGAGCTGTATTGAAAGTCCCTTCAGCAGCTGGACAAAGGAAAGCTTTCTCCACCTGTGGGTCTCATCTGGCTGTGGTCTCACTCTTCTATGGTTCAGTGATGGTCATGTATTTGAGCCCCACATCTGAGCATGATGCTGGAATACAGAAGCTTGTGACTCTGTTTTATTCTGTGGGAACCCCACTCATTAATCCTGTGATCTACAGTCTGAGgaacaaagatataaaatatgcCCTGCATAAATttctggaaatacaaaaataa